The Parachlamydiales bacterium genome has a segment encoding these proteins:
- a CDS encoding LysM peptidoglycan-binding domain-containing protein, giving the protein MSARKNLFLLFLMGGSVLWGAPSFPQQQQLQQQQFQRPTVPDARDIVDLKRMSSNHESELRVLEEKLANQEDIIDSIRKDLKNSQKLLQEGMKEKSGSADQRLTLIEKNLQVISTEVAAYKQHLEKQNNALMALHERIANYESSMALQSNNINHLQIALQTLTEALQGPPISPTVVNNNQDLNSNSYQVQPGDSLGKIAVKFGVSLKALREENKLSSDKIIAGQTLIIPPKL; this is encoded by the coding sequence ATGAGCGCTAGAAAAAACCTTTTCTTACTTTTCTTGATGGGAGGAAGCGTCCTTTGGGGCGCTCCTTCCTTCCCGCAACAGCAGCAATTGCAGCAACAGCAATTCCAGCGGCCCACAGTTCCTGATGCCCGTGATATTGTGGATCTGAAAAGGATGAGCAGCAACCACGAATCAGAGCTGCGAGTACTGGAAGAAAAGCTGGCTAACCAAGAAGATATCATCGATTCTATCCGCAAAGACTTGAAAAACTCCCAAAAGCTACTCCAAGAAGGGATGAAGGAAAAGTCAGGATCGGCAGACCAACGGTTAACTCTGATTGAGAAAAACCTTCAAGTCATTTCCACAGAAGTTGCAGCCTATAAACAACATCTGGAAAAGCAAAATAATGCTCTGATGGCCCTGCACGAAAGGATCGCTAACTACGAATCTTCAATGGCACTGCAGAGCAATAATATTAACCACCTGCAGATAGCCTTACAAACACTCACTGAAGCTTTGCAAGGCCCTCCCATCAGCCCTACTGTGGTAAATAATAACCAAGATCTCAACAGCAATAGCTATCAAGTACAACCGGGTGACAGCTTGGGTAAAATAGCCGTCAAGTTCGGAGTCTCGCTCAAAGCCCTACGTGAAGAAAATAAACTGTCTTCCGATAAAATCATTGCCGGTCAAACCCTCATCATCCCTCCCAAACTCTGA
- a CDS encoding OmpA family protein: MFTFRQCILFATLAASALTMTSCSRSREQVWDDTSSCYRHMTRGFSSLCGGESSHSRAVGSRDEFYCPEDECCTSFQLQRQPVDYVPYEDNDYGDELAMGDYIAPPPKDSPGDPGSPVPGISAFKDPAQDRVLRNIFRNVLFSYNSNLIKGQENLSTIQSIASFMKSRPNTYIFVEGHTDERGAEAYNLALGARRANAVRNILIEDGVNPDNIFTISYGVERPLVTMHNEQAWSQNRRAEFKVYER; this comes from the coding sequence CTGCTCTCGTTCCCGCGAACAAGTCTGGGATGACACCTCTTCCTGCTACCGTCACATGACCCGCGGATTCAGCTCACTCTGTGGTGGAGAAAGCTCCCACTCCCGTGCAGTCGGCTCTCGCGACGAATTCTACTGCCCGGAAGATGAGTGCTGCACCTCCTTCCAACTGCAAAGACAACCTGTAGATTATGTCCCTTACGAAGACAATGACTACGGAGATGAACTGGCAATGGGCGACTATATTGCACCTCCACCAAAAGACTCTCCAGGTGATCCAGGCAGCCCAGTGCCAGGTATCAGCGCTTTTAAAGATCCCGCACAGGATAGAGTATTGCGCAACATCTTCAGAAATGTGCTCTTCTCCTACAATAGCAACCTGATTAAAGGGCAAGAGAACCTATCCACGATCCAATCCATCGCCAGCTTCATGAAATCTAGGCCCAACACCTACATTTTCGTTGAAGGACACACCGATGAAAGAGGCGCTGAAGCCTATAACCTAGCTTTAGGCGCACGCCGTGCTAATGCCGTAAGAAATATCCTGATCGAAGACGGTGTCAACCCCGACAATATTTTTACTATTTCCTACGGAGTAGAACGCCCTCTAGTGACAATGCATAACGAACAAGCTTGGTCGCAAAACCGCAGAGCCGAGTTCAAAGTCTATGAGCGCTAG